A single Providencia manganoxydans DNA region contains:
- the gppA gene encoding guanosine-5'-triphosphate,3'-diphosphate diphosphatase: MLKSSSLYAAIDLGSNSFHMLVVREVAGSIQIISRVKRKVRLAAGLDSNNMLSEQAMERGWQCLRLFSEHLQDIPNNQIRVVATATLRLAKNADIFVQKASEILGNTVKVIQGEEEARLIYQGVAHTTGGPDQRLVVDIGGGSTELVTGTGAKAEQLFSLEMGCVTWLERYFSDRSLTEENFAQAEKAAHAVVAPIADALKQHDWKICVGASGTVQAIQEIMIAQGMDELITLDKLQQLKYKAIQCHKLEELEIEGLTFERALVFPSGLSILIAIFEALSIDNMTLAGGALREGLVYGMLELPIEQDIRARTLRNIQRRFQVDIEQASRVSQLAEHFFLQVSKDWNLDSRCRDLLIAACILHEIGLSVDFRKGPEHAGYLITNLDLPGFTPAQKRLLAALLRNQQGPVDLATLSQQNALPIQQAYYLCRLLRLAIIFASRRRDDTLPALRLHAESTSLTIMLPYRWLAEHPLRSENLQQEVQWQGYVNWPITLEERNSSNS; encoded by the coding sequence ATGCTGAAATCCTCTTCTCTCTATGCAGCAATTGATTTAGGCTCGAACAGCTTTCATATGTTGGTCGTGCGTGAGGTTGCTGGTAGCATTCAGATTATTTCTAGAGTGAAACGTAAAGTGCGCCTTGCTGCGGGTTTAGATAGCAATAACATGCTGTCAGAGCAAGCAATGGAGCGTGGATGGCAATGTCTACGTCTCTTCTCAGAACACTTACAAGATATACCAAATAATCAGATACGAGTAGTTGCTACTGCAACGCTGCGTCTGGCTAAAAATGCGGATATTTTCGTGCAAAAAGCCAGTGAGATCCTCGGCAATACCGTCAAGGTTATTCAGGGGGAAGAAGAAGCTCGATTGATCTACCAAGGTGTTGCCCACACAACTGGCGGCCCAGATCAACGCCTAGTCGTTGATATTGGTGGGGGCAGTACAGAACTCGTCACAGGTACTGGAGCAAAAGCAGAACAATTGTTTAGCCTAGAAATGGGCTGTGTGACTTGGCTTGAAAGATATTTCAGTGATCGCTCTCTAACTGAAGAAAATTTTGCTCAAGCAGAAAAAGCCGCTCACGCAGTCGTTGCCCCAATCGCTGATGCTTTAAAACAGCACGATTGGAAAATTTGCGTTGGCGCATCCGGTACCGTTCAAGCCATTCAAGAGATCATGATCGCACAAGGGATGGATGAGCTGATTACCCTCGATAAGCTCCAACAGCTCAAATATAAAGCCATTCAGTGCCATAAACTTGAAGAGCTCGAAATTGAAGGGCTGACTTTTGAAAGAGCCTTGGTATTCCCAAGTGGCTTATCAATCCTAATTGCTATTTTTGAAGCGCTGTCTATTGATAATATGACATTGGCAGGTGGCGCGTTACGTGAAGGGTTAGTTTATGGCATGCTTGAACTACCTATTGAGCAAGATATTCGCGCACGCACACTACGTAACATCCAACGACGCTTTCAGGTTGATATTGAACAAGCCTCGCGAGTGAGCCAACTCGCAGAGCATTTCTTTTTGCAGGTCTCCAAAGACTGGAACTTAGATTCTCGGTGTCGTGATTTATTAATAGCTGCCTGTATACTGCACGAAATTGGTTTAAGCGTTGATTTTCGCAAAGGGCCAGAACATGCGGGATACTTAATTACAAATCTTGATTTACCCGGTTTCACCCCTGCACAAAAACGCTTGCTTGCTGCATTATTACGTAATCAGCAAGGCCCTGTTGACCTTGCTACTCTTAGCCAACAAAATGCATTGCCAATACAACAAGCTTATTATTTATGTCGTCTGTTACGATTAGCGATTATTTTTGCTAGCCGTCGACGTGATGATACCTTGCCTGCATTGAGGCTCCATGCAGAATCAACATCTCTGACGATTATGTTGCCATACCGCTGGCTAGCGGAGCATCCGCTACGCTCAGAAAATTTGCAACAGGAAGTACAGTGGCAAGGTTATGTAAATTGGCCTATCACTCTTGAAGAGCGTAATAGCTCTAATAGTTAA
- the rep gene encoding DNA helicase Rep has product MRLNPSQQQAVEFVDGPCLVLAGAGSGKTRVITNKIAHLIRHCGYQPRQIAAVTFTNKAAREMKERVAQTLGKKEARGLIISTFHTLGLEIIKREYKALGIKANFSLFDDQDQMALLKELTFDLLEEDKDLLQQLISSISNWKNDLLSPEQVIGRARSEKEHHFAECYRRYELHLKSCNVLDFDDLISKPTILLSQNEEVRERWQHKIRYLLVDEYQDTNTSQYQLVKLLVGQRARFTVVGDDDQSIYSWRGARPQNLVLLSEDFPKLNVIKLEQNYRSSERILKAANILIANNPHVFEKQLFSTLGYGAPLKVITANNEDHEAERVIGELIAHHFINKTQYKDYAILYRGNHQSRIFEKMLMQNRIPYRISGGTSFFSRPEIKDLLAYLRVLTNPEDDSAFLRIVNTPRREIGPKTIQKLGEWANQRGKSLYQASFDLGLEQTLTGKGLTALQQFTHWMDKIVQQSEREPLLAVRDLLREMDYESWLYETSASTKAAEMRMKNVNQLFTWMSEMVEGDELNEPMSLSQVVTRFTLRDMMERGEDDEGSDQVQLMTLHASKGLEFPYVFLVGMEEGLLPHQSSIDEDNIDEERRLAYVGITRAQKELFFTHCRERRQYGELIRPELSRFLLELPQDDLEWEQQRKVVTAEERMQKGQSALADIKARLGLNKKG; this is encoded by the coding sequence ATGCGATTAAATCCAAGCCAACAGCAGGCTGTTGAATTTGTGGATGGCCCATGCCTTGTACTGGCGGGTGCCGGTTCGGGAAAAACCCGTGTTATTACCAACAAAATAGCGCATTTGATCCGCCATTGTGGCTATCAACCTCGTCAAATTGCAGCGGTAACTTTTACCAATAAAGCCGCACGTGAGATGAAAGAGCGTGTCGCTCAGACGTTAGGTAAAAAAGAAGCACGCGGATTGATTATCTCGACATTCCATACGCTTGGCTTGGAGATCATTAAGCGTGAATATAAAGCGCTAGGTATCAAGGCTAATTTTTCTTTGTTTGATGATCAGGACCAAATGGCTCTATTAAAAGAGCTTACCTTTGATTTGCTGGAAGAAGATAAAGACCTGCTACAGCAACTTATCTCCTCGATCTCGAATTGGAAAAATGATCTATTATCGCCAGAGCAGGTCATTGGGCGTGCGAGAAGCGAAAAGGAACATCATTTTGCAGAATGTTATCGTCGTTACGAGTTACATTTAAAAAGCTGTAACGTACTGGATTTTGATGATCTGATCAGCAAGCCCACAATACTATTATCTCAAAATGAGGAAGTTCGTGAGCGTTGGCAGCACAAGATCCGTTATTTGCTGGTGGATGAATATCAAGATACTAATACGAGCCAATACCAATTGGTTAAACTACTTGTCGGTCAGCGGGCGCGTTTTACCGTTGTCGGTGATGATGACCAATCTATTTATTCGTGGCGCGGAGCTAGGCCGCAAAATTTAGTATTGTTAAGTGAAGATTTCCCAAAACTGAATGTGATTAAGTTAGAACAGAATTACCGTTCATCTGAGCGAATCTTAAAAGCAGCAAATATCTTGATTGCCAATAATCCACATGTATTTGAAAAGCAATTATTTTCAACTTTGGGTTATGGTGCTCCGTTAAAAGTGATCACTGCAAATAATGAAGATCATGAAGCGGAAAGAGTGATCGGGGAATTAATTGCACATCACTTTATTAATAAAACGCAATATAAAGATTATGCGATCTTATATCGAGGGAATCATCAGTCACGTATTTTTGAAAAAATGCTGATGCAAAACCGAATTCCTTATCGAATTTCGGGAGGCACTTCATTCTTTTCACGCCCTGAGATTAAAGATCTATTAGCTTATTTACGCGTACTGACTAACCCAGAAGATGATAGTGCTTTTTTACGTATTGTAAATACTCCTCGCCGTGAAATTGGCCCTAAAACAATCCAAAAACTTGGGGAATGGGCAAATCAACGTGGTAAAAGCCTTTATCAGGCTAGCTTTGATTTAGGTTTAGAGCAAACTCTTACAGGTAAAGGGTTAACTGCATTACAACAATTTACCCATTGGATGGATAAAATTGTACAGCAGTCAGAACGTGAACCGCTATTAGCTGTTCGTGATTTGTTACGGGAAATGGACTACGAAAGCTGGCTCTACGAAACATCGGCGAGTACTAAAGCTGCTGAGATGCGGATGAAAAACGTCAATCAATTATTTACGTGGATGAGCGAAATGGTTGAGGGGGATGAATTGAATGAGCCAATGTCATTAAGCCAAGTGGTGACCCGTTTTACTTTGCGCGACATGATGGAGCGTGGGGAAGATGACGAAGGATCCGATCAAGTGCAATTAATGACATTGCACGCATCAAAAGGATTAGAGTTTCCGTATGTCTTCCTCGTGGGTATGGAAGAAGGTTTATTACCTCATCAAAGCAGTATTGATGAAGATAATATTGATGAAGAGCGTCGCTTGGCCTATGTCGGGATCACCCGTGCCCAAAAAGAATTATTTTTCACACATTGTCGTGAACGTCGGCAATATGGAGAGTTAATTCGCCCTGAGCTAAGTCGTTTTTTATTAGAATTGCCGCAAGATGATTTAGAGTGGGAGCAGCAACGCAAGGTTGTGACTGCGGAAGAACGAATGCAAAAAGGGCAATCTGCACTTGCTGATATCAAGGCCCGTTTAGGGCTAAATAAGAAAGGATAG
- the ilvC gene encoding ketol-acid reductoisomerase, protein MTNYFNTLNLRQQLEQLGKCRFMKREEFADEAGYLKGKKIVIVGCGAQGLNQGLNMRDSGLDIAYALRAEAIAEKRASWRKATENGFKVGTYEELIPHADLVINLTPDKQHSAVVRAVQPMMKQGAALGYSHGFNIVEVGEEIRKDITVVMVAPKCPGTEVREEYKRGFGVPTLIAVHPENDPKGEGMAIAKAWAAATGGHRAGVLESSFVAEVKSDLMGEQTILCGMLQAGALLSYDKMVADGVEPGYAGKLIQFGWETITEALKQGGITLMMDRLSNPAKLRAFALSEQLKTIMAPLFQKHMDDIISGEFSRTMMADWANDDKNLLTWREETGKTPFENYPEYSGKIAEQEYFDHGVLLVAMVKAGVELAFDTMLEAGILEESAYYESLHELPLIANTIARKRLYEMNVVISDTAEYGNYLFSFAVVPMLKDFMTKLQAGDLAKPVADNGTDNAQLRDVNEAIRNHPIEKIGKTLRGYMTDMKKISSAQ, encoded by the coding sequence ATGACGAATTATTTTAATACTTTGAATCTGCGTCAGCAGTTAGAGCAGTTAGGCAAGTGTCGTTTCATGAAACGTGAAGAATTTGCTGATGAAGCAGGGTACCTGAAAGGTAAAAAAATCGTCATCGTCGGTTGTGGTGCTCAAGGTCTAAACCAAGGCTTGAATATGCGTGATTCAGGTTTAGATATTGCTTATGCATTGCGTGCAGAAGCTATCGCTGAGAAACGTGCATCATGGCGTAAAGCGACTGAGAATGGCTTTAAAGTGGGTACCTATGAAGAATTGATCCCTCACGCAGATTTAGTGATTAACTTAACGCCAGACAAACAGCACTCAGCAGTTGTTCGTGCGGTTCAGCCAATGATGAAGCAAGGCGCTGCATTAGGTTATTCGCATGGTTTTAACATTGTTGAAGTTGGTGAAGAAATTCGTAAAGACATTACTGTTGTGATGGTTGCTCCAAAATGCCCAGGTACTGAAGTTCGCGAAGAGTATAAGCGTGGTTTCGGTGTTCCAACATTGATCGCAGTTCATCCTGAAAATGACCCGAAAGGTGAGGGAATGGCAATTGCGAAAGCTTGGGCTGCTGCAACAGGTGGTCACCGCGCGGGTGTTCTGGAATCATCATTCGTTGCTGAAGTTAAATCAGACCTGATGGGTGAACAAACTATTCTGTGTGGTATGTTGCAAGCAGGTGCTTTGCTAAGCTACGACAAAATGGTCGCTGATGGCGTTGAGCCGGGCTACGCAGGTAAGTTGATTCAGTTTGGTTGGGAAACGATCACCGAGGCACTGAAACAAGGTGGTATCACATTGATGATGGATCGCCTGTCTAACCCTGCCAAACTGCGTGCATTTGCACTGTCTGAGCAGCTGAAGACGATTATGGCGCCATTGTTCCAAAAACATATGGATGACATCATTTCAGGTGAGTTCTCTAGAACAATGATGGCTGACTGGGCAAATGATGATAAAAACTTACTGACTTGGCGTGAAGAAACCGGTAAGACTCCATTTGAGAATTACCCTGAGTACTCAGGTAAAATCGCAGAGCAAGAGTATTTTGACCATGGTGTTCTGTTGGTTGCAATGGTTAAAGCAGGGGTTGAGTTGGCATTTGATACCATGCTGGAAGCCGGTATTCTTGAAGAATCAGCTTATTATGAATCTCTGCATGAATTACCGCTGATTGCGAATACTATTGCGCGTAAACGTCTGTATGAAATGAACGTGGTTATTTCAGATACAGCGGAGTATGGTAACTATCTGTTCTCATTTGCAGTTGTTCCGATGCTGAAAGACTTTATGACTAAGTTACAAGCGGGCGATTTAGCGAAACCTGTTGCAGACAACGGTACTGATAATGCGCAATTACGTGATGTTAATGAAGCTATCCGTAATCATCCTATCGAGAAAATCGGTAAGACTCTGCGTGGGTATATGACGGATATGAAGAAGATTTCTAGTGCACAATAA
- the ilvY gene encoding HTH-type transcriptional activator IlvY, giving the protein MDIRDLKLFLHLAESCHFGRTSKAMYVSPSTLSRQIQRLEEQLGHPLFIRDNRSVKLTQAGEHLKQFAQQTLLQYQQLQHVLNQQSPSLTGELRLFCSVTAAYSHLPQVLDKFRALHPLVEIKLTTGDAADAVDKVETKEADLGIAGKPERLPDNVRFTKIGEIPLVLIAPALPCAVRSMATEEHPDWSSIPFILPEHGPSRKRIELWFRRYNINNPVIYATVSGHEAIVSMVALGCGIALIPSVVVDNSPEPVRSRILQLDNVSLVEPFELGVCLLSKRLNEPLIKSFWQLLPENLI; this is encoded by the coding sequence ATGGATATCCGAGATTTAAAACTATTTCTACACTTAGCAGAAAGCTGCCATTTTGGTAGAACATCTAAAGCTATGTATGTCAGCCCATCTACGCTATCTCGACAAATACAACGCTTAGAAGAACAATTAGGGCATCCATTATTTATTAGAGATAATCGCTCGGTAAAACTCACTCAAGCAGGTGAACATTTAAAACAATTTGCTCAGCAAACACTATTGCAATATCAGCAATTACAACATGTGCTAAACCAACAAAGTCCATCTTTAACTGGGGAACTACGTCTTTTTTGTTCCGTTACCGCAGCCTATAGCCATTTACCGCAGGTACTCGATAAATTTAGAGCATTACACCCACTCGTAGAAATAAAACTCACCACTGGCGATGCTGCCGATGCCGTCGATAAAGTCGAAACTAAGGAGGCAGACCTCGGGATAGCCGGTAAACCAGAGCGGCTACCTGATAATGTCAGATTTACCAAAATCGGTGAAATCCCCTTAGTCCTAATAGCGCCAGCGCTACCTTGTGCTGTTCGTAGCATGGCAACAGAAGAACATCCTGATTGGTCTTCTATTCCCTTTATCTTGCCTGAACATGGTCCTTCCAGAAAACGTATCGAGTTATGGTTTCGTCGTTACAATATTAACAACCCTGTTATTTATGCAACCGTTTCTGGCCATGAAGCAATCGTCTCAATGGTGGCACTAGGTTGTGGTATTGCGCTGATACCCAGTGTGGTTGTTGATAACAGCCCTGAGCCTGTCCGTAGCCGTATCTTACAGCTTGATAATGTTTCGCTAGTTGAGCCATTCGAGTTAGGCGTCTGCTTACTTAGCAAACGCCTAAATGAGCCATTGATTAAATCGTTTTGGCAGTTGCTACCTGAAAATCTAATCTAA
- the ilvA gene encoding threonine ammonia-lyase, biosynthetic, producing the protein MAAAKPLPSAPSGADYLKAALSAPVYEVAQVTPLQAMSKISARVGNTVLVKREDRQPVHSFKLRGAYAMIASLSDEQKAKGVVTASAGNHAQGVALSASRVGVKAKIVMPIATADIKVDAVRGFGGEAILFGANFDEAKAKAIEMAAQEGYTFVPPFDHPSVIAGQATIALELLQQDAHLDRIFIPVGGGGLIAGVAVLIKQLMPEIKIIGVEAEEAACLKAALAAGHPVDLTRVGLFAEGVAVKRIGDETFRLCQQYVDDVITVDSDEICASLKDIFEDVRAIAEPSGALALAGLKKYVQQHNIKGERLAHVLSGANMNFHGLRYVSERCEIGEKREALLAVTIPEQKGSFLRFCQLLGQRSVTEFNYRYTDADPERACIFVGVRLNGGENERVEIVQELKQHGYEVADLSDDEMAKLHVRYMIGGRPSKPLNERLYSFEFPESPGALLKFLETLGTYWNITLFHYRSHGTDYGRVLAAFELSGPEVRFDRHLEALGYEYHDETGNPSFRFFLAPQDTPQTLD; encoded by the coding sequence GTGGCCGCTGCAAAACCATTACCCTCAGCGCCTTCTGGTGCTGATTACCTAAAAGCGGCGCTAAGTGCGCCGGTTTATGAAGTCGCCCAAGTTACCCCTTTGCAAGCAATGAGTAAGATTTCTGCTCGGGTAGGCAATACGGTATTAGTTAAACGTGAAGATAGGCAGCCTGTTCATAGTTTTAAACTACGTGGCGCTTACGCCATGATTGCCAGTTTAAGTGATGAACAAAAAGCCAAAGGGGTAGTAACGGCTTCTGCTGGTAATCATGCCCAAGGGGTTGCTTTATCTGCAAGCCGCGTTGGGGTGAAAGCAAAAATTGTGATGCCTATAGCAACCGCTGATATCAAGGTTGATGCGGTACGCGGTTTTGGTGGTGAAGCCATCCTATTCGGTGCAAATTTTGATGAGGCAAAAGCAAAAGCGATTGAAATGGCGGCACAAGAGGGCTACACCTTTGTTCCCCCGTTTGACCATCCATCAGTGATTGCGGGCCAAGCAACTATCGCATTGGAGCTATTACAGCAAGATGCTCATCTTGATCGCATTTTCATTCCAGTTGGTGGTGGTGGTTTAATTGCGGGCGTTGCTGTTTTAATCAAGCAACTAATGCCTGAAATCAAAATCATTGGGGTTGAAGCGGAAGAGGCTGCTTGTTTAAAAGCGGCGTTGGCGGCTGGGCATCCAGTTGATTTAACACGTGTCGGTTTATTTGCTGAAGGTGTCGCAGTAAAACGTATTGGTGATGAGACATTCAGGCTGTGCCAACAATACGTTGATGATGTGATCACCGTCGATAGTGATGAAATTTGTGCGTCATTGAAAGATATTTTTGAGGACGTACGAGCAATAGCCGAGCCTTCAGGGGCTTTAGCATTAGCAGGGCTAAAAAAATATGTTCAGCAACATAACATTAAAGGCGAACGTTTAGCTCATGTGTTATCTGGTGCGAACATGAATTTTCATGGTTTGCGTTATGTTTCTGAGCGCTGTGAAATCGGTGAGAAACGAGAGGCTTTACTCGCGGTCACAATTCCTGAGCAAAAAGGCAGCTTTTTGCGATTCTGTCAATTATTAGGCCAACGCTCAGTGACTGAATTTAACTATCGTTATACGGATGCTGATCCTGAGCGCGCATGTATTTTTGTTGGCGTAAGGCTAAACGGTGGCGAAAACGAACGGGTTGAAATTGTTCAAGAGTTGAAACAACATGGCTATGAAGTGGCTGATCTTTCTGATGATGAGATGGCAAAGCTGCATGTTCGTTATATGATAGGGGGCCGCCCATCTAAGCCATTGAATGAACGCCTATATAGCTTTGAATTCCCTGAGTCACCAGGTGCGTTATTGAAGTTTTTAGAAACGTTAGGTACCTATTGGAATATCACGCTATTTCATTATCGTAGCCATGGCACGGATTATGGTCGTGTATTGGCCGCTTTTGAGCTTTCTGGCCCTGAAGTTCGTTTTGATAGGCATCTTGAAGCGCTTGGTTATGAATATCATGACGAAACTGGAAATCCATCGTTCCGTTTCTTTTTAGCGCCTCAAGATACACCACAGACATTAGATTAG
- the ilvD gene encoding dihydroxy-acid dehydratase, with the protein MPKYRSATTTHGRNMAGARALWRATGMTDADFGKPIIAVVNSFTQFVPGHVHLRDLGKLVAEQIEAAGGVAKEFNTIAVDDGIAMGHGGMLYSLPSRELIADSVEYMVNAHCADAMVCISNCDKITPGMLMAALRLNIPVIFVSGGPMEAGKTKLSDQIIKLDLVDAMIQGANPNVSDADSEQIERSACPTCGSCSGMFTANSMNCLTEALGLSQPGNGSLLATHADRKELFINAGKRIVELTKRYYEQDDESALPRNIANKAAFENAMTLDIAMGGSTNTVLHLLAAAQEADVDFTMTDIDRLSRKVPHLCKVAPSTQKYHMEDVHRAGGVIGILGELSRAGLLQEDVKNILGLTFKQTLEQYDVMLTKDEAVKSMFSAGPAGIRTTQAFSQSCRWPTLDTDRENGCIRNIEHAYSLDGGLAVLAGNIAEDGCIVKTAGVDEDSLTFRGPAKVFESQDDAVEAILGGKVVEGDVVVIRYEGPKGGPGMQEMLYPTSYLKSMGLGKSCALITDGRFSGGSSGLSIGHISPEAASGGLLALVQDGDIIDIDIPKRTMVLDVNESELNKRRDAELARGDKAYTPRNRQREVSYALRAYASLATSADKGAVRDKSKLGG; encoded by the coding sequence ATGCCTAAGTACCGTTCAGCAACAACCACTCATGGTCGTAATATGGCAGGAGCTCGCGCATTATGGCGAGCTACGGGGATGACTGACGCTGATTTTGGAAAACCGATTATTGCGGTTGTTAACTCATTTACCCAATTTGTACCTGGTCACGTTCATTTGCGCGACTTGGGTAAACTCGTTGCCGAACAAATTGAAGCTGCGGGTGGTGTCGCAAAAGAGTTTAATACGATTGCTGTTGATGATGGTATTGCGATGGGGCATGGTGGAATGCTGTACTCCTTACCTTCTCGTGAGTTAATTGCAGATTCTGTTGAATACATGGTAAATGCACATTGCGCAGATGCAATGGTCTGTATTTCTAACTGCGATAAAATTACTCCAGGTATGCTAATGGCTGCCTTGCGCCTAAACATTCCAGTTATTTTTGTGTCAGGTGGCCCAATGGAAGCGGGTAAAACCAAGCTTTCAGATCAAATCATTAAATTAGATTTAGTTGATGCGATGATCCAAGGTGCTAACCCGAACGTGAGTGATGCTGATAGCGAGCAAATTGAGCGTTCAGCTTGCCCTACATGTGGCTCTTGCTCCGGTATGTTTACTGCAAACTCAATGAACTGCTTAACAGAAGCTTTGGGTTTATCGCAGCCGGGTAATGGCTCTCTTTTAGCGACTCATGCTGACCGTAAAGAGCTGTTTATCAACGCAGGTAAGCGAATTGTTGAGCTGACTAAGCGTTATTATGAACAAGACGATGAGAGTGCATTACCACGTAATATCGCTAACAAAGCGGCATTTGAAAATGCGATGACATTAGATATCGCGATGGGTGGTTCAACGAATACAGTTCTGCACTTATTAGCGGCGGCTCAAGAAGCTGATGTTGATTTTACCATGACCGATATTGATCGTCTGTCACGTAAGGTTCCACATTTATGTAAGGTTGCTCCAAGTACACAAAAATACCATATGGAAGATGTCCACCGTGCTGGTGGTGTTATCGGTATTTTAGGTGAGTTAAGTCGCGCAGGTTTGTTACAAGAAGATGTTAAAAATATCCTTGGACTGACTTTTAAGCAGACTCTCGAACAGTACGATGTGATGCTAACAAAAGATGAAGCTGTGAAATCGATGTTTTCAGCAGGGCCTGCGGGGATCCGTACTACTCAAGCATTTTCTCAAAGTTGCCGTTGGCCAACGCTAGATACTGACCGTGAAAATGGTTGTATCCGCAATATTGAGCATGCTTATAGCTTAGATGGTGGATTGGCCGTTCTAGCCGGTAATATCGCAGAAGATGGATGTATCGTAAAAACAGCTGGTGTCGATGAAGATAGCTTAACATTCCGTGGTCCAGCAAAAGTTTTCGAGAGTCAAGACGATGCGGTAGAAGCAATTCTAGGCGGTAAAGTCGTTGAAGGTGATGTAGTGGTTATCCGCTATGAAGGACCGAAAGGTGGTCCTGGAATGCAGGAAATGTTGTATCCAACCTCCTATCTAAAATCCATGGGATTGGGTAAGAGCTGCGCTTTGATCACCGATGGGCGTTTTTCTGGTGGTAGTTCAGGGCTTTCAATTGGTCATATTTCCCCTGAAGCGGCGAGTGGTGGTTTGTTAGCGCTGGTACAAGATGGTGACATTATTGACATCGATATTCCTAAGCGAACGATGGTACTTGATGTCAATGAAAGCGAATTGAACAAGCGCCGTGATGCGGAATTGGCACGTGGTGATAAAGCCTATACTCCACGTAACCGTCAACGAGAAGTGTCTTATGCGCTTCGTGCTTATGCCTCGCTTGCGACCAGTGCAGATAAGGGCGCTGTACGCGACAAATCTAAACTGGGAGGCTAA
- a CDS encoding branched-chain amino acid transaminase encodes MTKKADYIWFNGEMTPWADAKVHVMSHALHYGTSVFEGVRCYDSHKGPVVFRHREHMQRLRDSAKIYRMPVSYSVEELMEACRATLRKNNLVSAYIRPLVFIGDVGMGVNPPDGYNTDVIMAAFPWGAYLGEEALDQGIDAMVSSWNRVAANTIPTGAKAGGNYLSSLLVGSEARRHGYQEGIALDVHGYLSEGAGENIFEVKDGILFTPPFTSSALPGITRDAILTLAKDMGIEVREQTLSRESLYLADEVFMTGTAAEITPVRSVDGIEIGIGRCGPVTKKIQQAFFGLFDGTTEDKWGWLDPVNPQ; translated from the coding sequence ATGACTAAGAAAGCTGACTATATTTGGTTTAACGGTGAAATGACGCCATGGGCTGATGCAAAAGTTCATGTTATGTCTCATGCTTTGCATTACGGAACCTCCGTATTTGAGGGTGTCCGTTGCTATGATTCACATAAAGGGCCTGTTGTTTTTCGCCATCGCGAGCATATGCAGCGCCTGCGTGATTCTGCAAAAATTTACCGTATGCCAGTCAGCTACAGTGTTGAAGAGTTAATGGAAGCTTGTCGTGCAACGCTGCGTAAAAATAACTTAGTCAGCGCATATATTCGCCCACTTGTTTTCATTGGTGATGTTGGTATGGGGGTTAACCCGCCTGATGGTTATAACACGGATGTTATTATGGCCGCTTTTCCTTGGGGTGCATACCTAGGGGAAGAAGCTTTAGATCAAGGTATCGATGCGATGGTTTCTTCTTGGAATCGTGTTGCGGCAAATACTATTCCTACGGGCGCGAAAGCAGGTGGTAACTATCTGTCATCTCTACTGGTTGGTAGTGAAGCTCGCCGTCATGGTTATCAGGAAGGTATTGCGTTAGATGTTCATGGTTACCTATCTGAAGGTGCTGGCGAAAATATTTTTGAAGTTAAGGATGGTATTTTATTTACCCCTCCGTTTACTTCTTCTGCGCTTCCAGGGATCACTCGCGATGCAATTTTGACCTTAGCTAAAGATATGGGTATTGAAGTGCGTGAACAAACATTGTCACGTGAGTCATTGTATCTTGCTGATGAAGTCTTTATGACTGGAACAGCCGCAGAAATTACCCCAGTGCGTAGTGTAGATGGTATCGAAATTGGTATTGGCCGCTGTGGTCCTGTGACTAAAAAGATCCAGCAAGCATTCTTTGGCCTGTTTGATGGAACAACAGAAGACAAATGGGGTTGGTTGGATCCAGTTAACCCTCAATAA
- the ilvM gene encoding acetolactate synthase 2 small subunit yields MMQHQIAIQARFRPEVLERILRVTRHRGFQISSMTMDHMPDGDNVNIAMTVNSQRPLAQLYAQLTKLPDISEVEIKEIESRLLRTQSAM; encoded by the coding sequence ATGATGCAACATCAAATTGCCATACAAGCCCGTTTCCGCCCTGAGGTTTTAGAGCGTATATTGCGTGTCACCCGTCATCGTGGATTCCAAATTAGTTCAATGACTATGGATCACATGCCAGATGGTGATAATGTAAATATAGCGATGACTGTAAATAGCCAGCGGCCGTTAGCGCAGCTTTATGCTCAGTTAACTAAACTGCCTGATATTTCAGAAGTTGAGATAAAAGAAATAGAATCACGACTATTACGCACACAAAGTGCAATGTAA